The Motacilla alba alba isolate MOTALB_02 chromosome 27, Motacilla_alba_V1.0_pri, whole genome shotgun sequence genome includes a window with the following:
- the KAT7 gene encoding histone acetyltransferase KAT7, whose product MARGHVTGVWAASRRKREGPSRERRLAAAGAGLAPQEQTCRRAGDTAVTTESASSNTAAATAASRAAGAGDQASSLPPPRMQRRKRNAGSSSDGTEDSDFSTDPEHTDSSESDGTSRRSARVTRSSARLSQSSQDSSPVRNPPAFGPDEPVYSTRRVTRSQQQPAPVTPKKYPLRQTRSSGSETEQAVDFSDRDTKNAADHDESPPRTPTGNAPSSESDIDISSPNVSHDESLAKDMSMKDSGSDLSHRPKRRRFHESYNFNMKCPTPGCNSLGHLTGKHERHFSISGCPLYHNLSADECKVRAQSRDKQIEERMLAHRQDDNNRHATRHQAPTERQLRYKEKVAELRKKRNSGLSKEQKEKYMEHRQTYGNTREPLLENLTSEYDLELFRRAQARASEDLVRSLPRHSPGGSGGSTGWGRVPAVPRGCWS is encoded by the exons ATGGCGCGCGGTCACGTGACGGGGGTGTGGGCCGCGTCCCGGCGGAAGCGTGAGGGACCGAGCAGGGAACGGCGgctggcggcggcgggagcggggctggcgcCGCAGGAGCAGACGTGCCGCAGGGCGGGGGACACGGCTGTCACCACGGAGTCCGCCAGCAGCAACACCGCGGCGGCCACCGCCGCTTCGCGGGCCGCGGGTGCCGGGGACCAGGCAAGCTCGCTGCCCCCGCCCAGGATGCAGCGCAGGAAG AGGAACGCGGGCAGCAGCTCGGATGGAACGGAGGACTCGGATTTCTCCACGGACCCCGAGCACACGGACAGCTCCGAGAGCGACGGCACCTCCCGGCGATCCGCCCGCGTCACCCGCTCCTCGGCACGCCTcagccagagctcccagg ACTCCAGCCCGGTGCGGAACCCGCCGGCGTTCGGGCCGGACGAGCCGGTGTACTCCACGCGGAGGGTGACccgcagccagcagcagccggcTCCTGTCACCCCCAAGAAGTACCCGCTGCGACAGACCCGCTCCTCGGGCTCCGAGACCGAGCAGGCCGTGGACTTCTCGGACAGAG ACACCAAAAACGCGGCTGACCACGACGAGTCGCCGCCCCGCACGCCCACGGGCAACGCGCCGTCCTCGGAGTCCGACATCGACATCTCGAGCCCCAACGTGTCCCACGACGAGAGCCTGGCCAAGGACATGTCCATGAAGGACTCGGGCAGCGACCTCTCGCACCGGCCCAAGCGCCGCCGCTTCCACGAGAGCTACAACTTCAACATGAAGTGTCCCACGCCCGGCTGCAACTCCCTGG GACACCTGACCGGGAAGCACGAGCGCCACTTCTCCATCTCGGGGTGCCCTCTCTACCACAACCTCTCGGCAGATGAGTGCAAG GTGCGAGCACAGAGCCGGGACAAGCAGATTGAGGAGCGGATGCTGGCCCACAGGCAGGATGACAACAACAGGCACGCCACCAGGCACCAG GCCCCCACAGAGAGGCAGCTGCGGTACAAAGAGAAGGTGGCTGAGCTCAGGAAGAAGAGGAACTCGGGGCTcagcaaggagcagaaggagaaatACATG gagcacaggcagacCTATGGCAACACCAGGGAGCCTCTCCTGGAGAACCTGACCAGCGAGTACGACCTGGAGCTGTTCCGCAGGGCCCAGGCCCGCGCCTCCGAGGACCTGGTGAGAtccctccccaggcacagccccgggggctctgggggcagcaCGGGCTGGGGGCGAGtgccagctgtccccagggggtgctggagctga
- the SLC35B1 gene encoding solute carrier family 35 member B1 produces MRPPGAPRDVALEVPPALSGPAAAMGASAAPGLPERLRLPVCFLGVFACYFYYGILQESITRGRYGEGAQQEQFRFALTLVFIQCVINAAFAKLLIRLVDAARPDRTRGWLYGACSLSYLGAMVSSNSALQFVSYPTQVLGKSCKPIPVMLLGVTLLRKRYPPAKYLCVLLIVAGVALFLYKPKKGTGDTEHIFGYGELLLLLSLTLDGLTGVSQDHMRAHYQTGSNHMMLNVNLWSTLFLGAGILFTGELWEFLSFTERYPSIISNILLFGLTSALGQSFIFMTVVYFGPLTCSIITTTRKFFTILASVVLFANPISPMQWVGTVLVFLGLGLDAKFGKGVKKTSH; encoded by the exons ATGAGGCCGCCCGGGGCGCCGCGGGATGTGGCGCTGGAGGTGCCGCCCGCGCtgagcggccccgccgccgccatgggAGCGAgcgcggccccggggctgcccgaGCGCCTCCGCCTGCCCGTCTGCTTCCTCGGCGTGTTCGCCTGCTACTTCTACTACGGCATCCTGCAGGAGAGCAT CACTCGGGGCCGCTATGGGGAGGGCGCGCAGCAGGAGCAGTTCAGGTTCGCGCTGACGCTCGTGTTCATCCAGTGCGTGATCAACGCCGCCTTCGCCAAGCTCC TGATCCGCCTGGTGGACGCGGCGCGGCCGGACCGCACGCGGGGCTGGCTCTACGGGGCCTGCTCGCTGTCCTACCTGGGCGCCATGGTGTCCAGCAACTCCGCCCTGCAGTTCGTCAGCTACCCCACCCAG gtCCTGGGCAAGTCCTGCAAGCCCATCCCAG TGATGCTGCTGGGGGTGACCCTGCTGAGGAAGAGGTACCCCCCAGCCAAGTACCTGTGCGTGCTGCTGATCGTGGCGGGGGTGGCCCTGTTCCTCTACAAGCCCAAgaaggggacaggggacaccgaGCACATCTTTGGCTAcggggagctgctcctg ctgctgtccctgaccCTGGACGGGCTCACGGGGGTGTCCCAGGACCACATGAGGGCTCACTACCAGACGGGCTCCAACCACATGATGCTCAACGTCAACCTCTGGTCCACGCTCTTCCTGGGGGCAG GGATCCTGTTCACGGGGGAGCTCTGGGAGTTCCTGAGCTTCACGGAGCGTTATCCCAGCATCATCTCCAACATCCTCCTCTTCGGCCTCACCAGCGCCCTGGGCCAG AGCTTCATCTTCATGACCGTGGTGTACTTCGGGCCCCTGACCTGCTCCATCATCACCACCACCCGCAAGTTCTTCACCATCCTGGCCTCCGTGGTGCTCTTCGCCAACCCCATCAGCCCCATGCAGTGGGTGGGCACCGTCCTGGTGTTCCTGG GCCTTGGGCTCGATGCCAAATTCGGGAAGGGGGTGAAGAAGACGTCGCATTGA
- the ZNF652 gene encoding zinc finger protein 652, protein MSHAAKGEPPGAGMAQEGPPAFYPSQELDLSTKVYKRESGSPFSVLVDSKVSKGHLHEREEQPFFRESRAVGEVRAVKEDRENSDDSEEEEEEEDEVTYKREQIIVEVNLNNQTLNVSKGEKGVPSQSKETAVLKSSSEEEEGDSGEEATEDSNDYEENERQKKKEKRVEKVSVGQRRSRRAASAAAAAASPAPRATRGRRKSAEPPKRKKKAAKEPKAPVQKSKCEEKETLTCEKCPRVFNTRWYLEKHMNVTHRRMQICDKCGKKFVLESELSLHQQTDCEKNIQCVSCNKSFKKLWSLHEHIKIVHGYAEKKFSCEICEKKFYTMAHVRKHMVAHTKDMPFTCETCGKSFKRSMSLKVHSLQHSGEKPFRCENCDERFQYKYQLRSHMSIHIGHKQFMCQWCGKDFNMKQYFDEHMKTHTGEKPFICEICGKSFTSRPNMKRHRRTHTGEKPYPCDVCGQRFRFSNMLKAHKEKCFRVTSPGTSPGPAGPALLPAPCPAPPAAGAALGLGPAAPPRPVPHPYGALALPPHGHHPHGHHPQHLPVPPVPHLPPPPALFKSEPLNHRGHGHGHGGDGFLRHLDKGSPAQPH, encoded by the exons ATGAGCCACGCAGCCAAGGGGGAGCCCCCCGGGGCCGGCATGGCGCAGGAGGGGCCGCCCGCCTTCTACCCCAGCCAGGAGCTCGACCTGTCCACCAAGGTGTACAAGAGGGAGTCAGGGAGCCCCTTCTCGGTGCTGGTGGACAGCAAAGTGAGCAAGGGCCACCTCCACGAGAGGGAGGAGCAGCCGTTtttcagggagagcagagcGGTAGGAGAGGTCCGGGCTGTGAAAGAAGACAGGGAAAACTCTGACGactctgaggaggaggaagaggaggaagatgaagtgACTTACAAAAGGGAGCAGATTATAGTGGAGGTAAACCTTAACAACCAAACCTTAAATGTGTCCAAAGGGGAGAAGggtgtcccctcccagtccaaAGAGACTGCTGTCCTtaagagcagcagtgaggaagaggagggtgaCAGTGGGGAAGAGGCCACGGAAGACAGTAATGATTATGAGGAGAAtgagaggcagaagaaaaaggagaaaagagtgGAGAAGGTTAGTGTTGgccagaggagaagcaggagagcCGCctccgccgcggccgccgccgcctccccggcGCCCCGAGCGACGCGGGGCCGCAGGAAGAGCGCGGAGCCCCCCAAGCGTAAGAAGAAAGCTGCAAAGGAGCCCAAGGCACCTGTGCAGAAATCAAAGTGCGAAGAGAAGGAGACTCTGACCTGTGAGAAGTGCCCCAGGGTGTTTAACACACGCTGGTACCTGGAGAAGCACATGAACGTCACCCACAGGCGGATGCAGATCTGCGACAAATGTGGGAAGAAATTTGTGCTAGAGAGTGAGCTGTCCCTCCACCAGCAAACTGACTGTGAAAAAAACATCCAG TGCGTGTCCTGCAACAAATCCTTCAAGAAGCTCTGGTCGCTCCACGAGCACATCAAGATCGTGCACGGCTACGCCGAGAAGAAATTCTCCTGCGAGATCTGCGAGAAGAAGTTCTACACCATGGCCCACGTGCGCAAACACATGGTTG CCCACACCAAGGACATGCCCTTCACCTGCGAGACCTGCGGCAAGTCCTTCAAGCGCAGCATGTCCCTCAAGGTGCACTCCCTGCAGCACTCGGGGGAGAAGCCCTTCCGCTGCGAG AACTGCGACGAGAGGTTCCAGTACAAGTACCAGCTGCGCTCCCACATGAGCATCCACATCGGGCACAAGCAGTTCATGTGCCAGTGGTGCGGCAAGGACTTCAACATGAAGCAGTACTTCGACGAGCACATGAAAACCCACACTG gagAGAAGCCCTTCATCTGCGAGATCTGCGGCAAGAGCTTCACCAGCCGGCCCAACATGAAGCGGCACCGGCGCACGCACACGGGCGAGAAGCCGTACCCGTGCGACGTGTGCGGGCAGCGCTTCCGCTTCTCCAACATGCTCAAGGCGCACAAGGAGAAATGCTTCCGCGTCACCAGCCCCGGCaccagccccggccccgccggccccgcgctgcTGCCcgcgccctgcccggcccctcCGGCCGCGGGCGCCGCGCTGGGGCTgggcccggccgcgccgccgcgccccgTCCCGCACCCCTACGGCGCCCTGGCCCTGCCGCCCCACGGGCACCACCCCCACGGGCACCACCCCCAGCACCTGCCCGTGCCCCCCGTGCCGCACctgccgccgccccccgccctgTTCAAGAGCGAGCCCCTGAACCACCGCGGGCACGGCCACGGGCACGGCGGCGACGGCTTCCTGCGGCACCTGGACAAGGGCAGCCCGGCGCAGCCGCACTGA